From a single Marinobacter sp. THAF197a genomic region:
- a CDS encoding NAD(P) transhydrogenase subunit alpha, with protein sequence MELFVLSFTIFILALFVGIELINKVPPTLHTPLMSGTNAISGIVIVGAIISAGSSDLSPNVAGVLGFIAVTLASINIVAGFMVTDRMLNMFKRKG encoded by the coding sequence ATGGAACTGTTTGTTCTCAGCTTCACCATTTTCATTCTGGCACTGTTTGTTGGCATTGAACTGATCAACAAGGTGCCACCAACACTCCACACGCCATTGATGAGTGGCACCAACGCCATTTCCGGGATCGTCATCGTGGGCGCCATCATCAGCGCTGGCAGCTCGGACCTCTCTCCCAATGTTGCCGGCGTACTCGGTTTTATCGCCGTGACTCTGGCAAGCATCAACATTGTAGCCGGCTTTATGGTTACAGATCGCATGCTGAATATGTTTAAGCGAAAGGGATAA
- a CDS encoding LutC/YkgG family protein: MSARSNILNKLRAGLAGTTPRPDDFDEGLVTNPWQYAPEDRITRLRSLMEAVHTEVHQVTSAQWPAKVQELLESRGLGNLLYAPGTAHGRQLAVHWQRSSAKVQLMVYDRPIEEWKDELFWKVDASITGTVGGIAATGSLVLWPDRHEPRLMSLLPPLHIALLKASEVEDNLYGMMQKHNWSAGLPTNLLLVSGPSKTADIEQVLAYGAHGPKELVVLILEDA, translated from the coding sequence ATGAGCGCCCGCAGCAATATTCTGAACAAACTTCGTGCCGGCCTGGCCGGCACCACGCCCCGGCCTGATGATTTCGACGAGGGTCTGGTTACCAACCCCTGGCAGTATGCCCCGGAAGACCGGATTACCCGCCTGCGCTCTTTGATGGAAGCGGTACACACCGAGGTTCATCAGGTCACCAGTGCCCAGTGGCCTGCCAAAGTGCAGGAATTGCTGGAGAGCCGAGGTTTGGGCAATCTGCTATACGCCCCAGGCACCGCCCATGGCAGACAGCTGGCGGTGCATTGGCAGAGAAGCAGTGCGAAAGTTCAGTTGATGGTCTATGACCGGCCCATCGAGGAATGGAAAGATGAGCTGTTCTGGAAGGTGGATGCCAGCATAACTGGTACTGTGGGGGGCATTGCAGCCACCGGTTCTCTGGTGCTCTGGCCGGATCGCCACGAACCTCGCTTGATGAGCCTGCTGCCGCCGCTGCACATAGCCTTGCTTAAGGCCAGTGAGGTGGAAGACAACTTGTACGGCATGATGCAGAAGCACAACTGGTCCGCCGGTTTACCGACGAACCTGTTGCTGGTCTCCGGCCCGTCCAAAACCGCAGATATCGAGCAGGTGCTCGCGTACGGGGCCCATGGCCCGAAGGAACTGGTTGTCCTCATCCTTGAGGACGCCTGA
- a CDS encoding LutB/LldF family L-lactate oxidation iron-sulfur protein, which translates to MSQRIPVKELTDSFRGRAVGALADDQLRTNFRVAMDSLMKKRADAFPDEHEREGLRELGNHIKARALSQLPDLLEQLEAKLTDNGVKVHWAETTEQANRIVHAIIEAKQGSQVVKGKSMVSEEMEMNDYLAERNIECLESDMGEYIVQLDGEKPSHIIMPAIHKNRFQVSRLFHDKLGVEETEDVNELIQIGRRTLRQKFLEADVGVSGVNFAIAETGTLLLVENEGNGRMSTTAPPVHIAVTGIEKVVENLRDVVPLLSLLTRSALGQPITTYVNMISGPRKADELDGPEEVHLVLLDNGRSGAFADAQLRQTLNCIRCGACMNHCPVYTRVGGHTYGEVYPGPIGKIITPHMVGLHKVPDHPSASSLCGACGEVCPVKIPIPEMLQRLRQENVKSPAEQPKVKDGGAKYSRKERVIWRFWARLNTSPMFYRLFLWGATRLRKLAPKNVGPWTENHSAPVPARRSLHDLAKAHLNQGDR; encoded by the coding sequence ATGAGCCAGCGCATACCGGTCAAAGAACTGACCGACAGCTTCCGTGGCCGTGCGGTGGGCGCCCTCGCGGACGACCAGCTGCGCACCAACTTTCGGGTGGCCATGGACTCCCTGATGAAAAAGCGCGCCGATGCGTTCCCGGATGAACACGAGCGCGAGGGCCTGCGGGAGCTGGGCAATCACATCAAAGCCCGGGCCCTGTCTCAGCTGCCGGATCTACTTGAACAGCTGGAAGCCAAGCTGACCGACAACGGTGTGAAGGTGCACTGGGCCGAGACCACGGAACAAGCCAACCGCATTGTGCACGCCATCATCGAGGCGAAACAGGGCTCTCAGGTGGTGAAAGGCAAATCCATGGTCAGCGAAGAAATGGAGATGAACGACTACCTGGCCGAGCGCAATATCGAGTGCCTGGAGTCCGACATGGGCGAGTACATCGTCCAGCTGGATGGCGAAAAGCCCTCCCACATCATCATGCCGGCCATTCACAAGAACCGCTTCCAGGTCTCCAGACTGTTCCATGACAAGCTGGGCGTGGAAGAAACCGAGGATGTGAACGAGCTGATCCAGATCGGCCGGCGCACCCTGCGCCAGAAATTTCTGGAAGCGGACGTTGGGGTGTCTGGTGTTAACTTCGCCATCGCCGAAACCGGCACTCTGCTGCTGGTGGAAAATGAAGGCAATGGCCGCATGAGTACCACCGCGCCGCCGGTGCACATTGCCGTCACCGGCATTGAAAAGGTGGTGGAAAACCTGCGGGACGTGGTGCCCCTGTTGTCGCTGCTGACCCGTTCCGCGTTGGGCCAGCCCATCACCACCTACGTGAACATGATCTCCGGCCCCCGCAAGGCGGATGAGCTGGATGGCCCGGAAGAAGTCCACCTGGTGCTGCTCGACAACGGCCGCAGCGGCGCCTTTGCCGATGCCCAGCTGCGCCAGACCCTGAACTGTATCCGATGCGGCGCCTGCATGAACCATTGCCCGGTGTATACCCGGGTGGGCGGCCATACCTATGGCGAGGTGTATCCGGGGCCGATCGGCAAGATCATTACGCCGCACATGGTGGGCCTGCACAAGGTGCCGGATCATCCCAGCGCGTCGTCATTGTGTGGTGCCTGTGGCGAAGTGTGCCCGGTGAAGATTCCGATTCCGGAGATGCTACAGCGATTGCGGCAGGAGAACGTGAAAAGCCCGGCGGAGCAGCCGAAAGTGAAAGACGGCGGTGCCAAATACTCCCGCAAAGAGCGTGTGATTTGGCGCTTCTGGGCCAGACTGAACACTTCGCCGATGTTCTACCGGTTGTTCCTGTGGGGCGCGACCCGCTTGCGCAAGCTGGCACCGAAAAACGTCGGCCCGTGGACCGAGAACCACTCAGCACCGGTGCCGGCCCGCCGGTCGTTGCACGATCTGGCCAAAGCCCATCTGAATCAGGGGGATCGGTGA
- a CDS encoding NAD(P)(+) transhydrogenase (Re/Si-specific) subunit beta produces the protein MFALINLSYLAAAVCFILGIKGMTRPKTAVRGNQIAAIGMLIAVVSALLHQGIINYTAILAGMILGGSIGIWLARRTATTEMPELVASLNGIGGGASVAVAASTWIQTVASSGAGSNGWTAAILVSIIIGSVTLTGSVVAVLKLKGNIGDSRNNRLWHSVTLITLVAALIGAVLFTTEASTSPLALAALIGLCLLLGVGLVQPIGGADMPVVVALLNAYSGLAGAATGFVLGNQGLIITGSLVGASGLILTAIMCKAMNRSLPNVLFGGVFGATGNSANKQDEGEFYDGKVKYATPDDLALLLDGARNVVMVPGYGLAVAQAQHAVKELANQLEGRGAKVSYAIHPVAGRMPGHMNVLLAEAEIPYDQLKDMEAINPELPQADVAIVLGANDVVNPAAAEDPNSPIFGMPILDVHKAKTVVVVKRSLSAGFAGIPNGLFIRDNSLMVKGDAKEVLQATTTAIKDL, from the coding sequence ATGTTTGCACTAATCAACCTGTCTTACCTGGCTGCGGCGGTTTGCTTCATTCTTGGCATTAAAGGCATGACCCGCCCGAAAACCGCGGTTCGCGGCAACCAGATCGCCGCCATCGGTATGCTGATCGCCGTTGTTTCCGCCCTCCTGCACCAGGGAATCATCAACTACACCGCTATCCTCGCCGGTATGATTCTAGGCGGCAGTATCGGTATCTGGCTGGCCCGGCGCACCGCCACCACCGAAATGCCTGAACTGGTGGCCAGCCTGAACGGTATTGGCGGGGGCGCGTCGGTCGCGGTGGCCGCCAGCACCTGGATTCAAACGGTTGCCTCGTCCGGTGCGGGCAGCAATGGCTGGACGGCAGCGATTCTTGTCTCAATCATTATTGGTTCGGTGACATTGACCGGCTCAGTGGTGGCCGTGTTGAAACTGAAAGGCAACATTGGGGACAGCCGCAATAACCGCCTGTGGCACAGCGTCACACTGATCACACTGGTCGCAGCTCTGATTGGTGCCGTTCTGTTCACGACCGAAGCCAGCACCAGCCCGCTGGCACTGGCTGCACTTATCGGCCTTTGCCTGCTGCTCGGGGTTGGGCTGGTCCAGCCGATTGGCGGTGCCGATATGCCGGTGGTGGTGGCACTTTTGAATGCCTACTCGGGGCTTGCCGGCGCCGCAACCGGTTTTGTGCTGGGTAACCAGGGGCTAATCATCACCGGTTCTCTGGTGGGTGCATCGGGGCTGATCCTGACGGCCATCATGTGCAAAGCCATGAACCGTTCCCTGCCCAACGTGCTATTCGGTGGCGTCTTCGGCGCCACTGGCAACAGCGCCAACAAGCAGGACGAAGGCGAGTTCTATGATGGCAAGGTGAAATACGCCACGCCTGACGATCTGGCCCTGCTACTGGATGGCGCCCGCAATGTGGTCATGGTGCCGGGTTATGGCCTGGCGGTGGCGCAGGCCCAGCACGCGGTCAAGGAACTGGCCAACCAACTTGAGGGCCGTGGTGCGAAAGTCAGCTACGCCATTCACCCGGTTGCCGGGCGCATGCCGGGGCACATGAATGTGCTGCTGGCGGAAGCTGAGATTCCCTATGATCAGCTGAAGGATATGGAGGCGATCAATCCGGAACTGCCTCAGGCCGATGTGGCCATCGTGCTGGGAGCCAATGACGTGGTGAACCCGGCCGCCGCCGAAGATCCGAACTCGCCCATCTTCGGCATGCCGATCCTGGATGTTCACAAGGCAAAAACCGTGGTGGTGGTCAAGCGAAGCCTGTCCGCTGGCTTCGCGGGCATTCCCAACGGCCTGTTCATTCGGGACAACAGCCTGATGGTGAAAGGTGATGCCAAGGAAGTACTTCAGGCAACCACCACCGCAATCAAAGATCTCTGA